A region of Pseudorasbora parva isolate DD20220531a chromosome 14, ASM2467924v1, whole genome shotgun sequence DNA encodes the following proteins:
- the LOC137040471 gene encoding basement membrane-specific heparan sulfate proteoglycan core protein-like isoform X2: protein MNSRLLSLILILLHITGVHFTTPTSSKTRPSLGPGPCRADQAKCQNGQCISRDYICDGKTDCTDGSDEINCGTPSSCEPNEFKCQNGRCALKLWRCDGDNDCQDNSDEINCPTKSPGDTCAPEEFLCLSDRKCVPASYQCDDEPDCADRSDEYGCEESITAEQGDSVTFTCSAIGVPIPIITWRLNWGHVPANSRIKMTSKNGQGTITIREVKEGDQGAYTCEALNAKGLVFTIPDGILRLSQRPNPDPVDSTAFSHSTVLLLVFLPQFLIIAALWMWFFIRMHQISKPN, encoded by the exons ATGAACTCCAGACTCTTATCTCTGATCCTGATTCTGCTGCACATTACAG gTGTACATTTTACTACACCTACATCTTCCAAAACCAGACCCTCACTTGGCCCGGGACCCTGCCGTGCAGACCAGGCCAAGTGCCAGAATGGACAGTGCATCTCAAGGGATTACATATGTGATGGCAAAACGGACTGCACTGATGGCAGTGACGAAATCAATTGTG GAACTCCCTCATCTTGTGAACCCAATGAGTTTAAGTGTCAGAACGGCCGCTGTGCTCTGAAACTGTGGCGTTGTGATGGGGATAATGACTGCCAAGACAACTCAGATGAGATTAACTGCC CCACTAAAAGTCCAGGGGACACATGTGCCCCAGAGGAATTTCTGTGCTTGTCTGACCGCAAATGCGTTCCTGCCAGTTACCAGTGCGACGACGAGCCGGACTGTGCCGACCGCTCTGATGAATATGGCTGTG AAGAGTCCATCACGGCAGAGCAGGGGGACTCTGTGACCTTTACTTGCTCTGCCATTGGTGTGCCCATTCCCATTATCACATGGCGTCTTAATTGGGGACACGTACCAGCAAACAGCAG AATCAAAATGACCAGTAAGAATGGGCAAGGAACGATTACCATCCGTGAAGTTAAGGAAGGTGACCAGGGGGCGTACACCTGTGAGGCACTCAATGCTAAAGGCCTAGTGTTTACCATTCCTGATGGGATCCTCAGACTGTCTCAGAGACCAAACCCAG ATCCAGTGGACAGCACAGCGTTCAGTCATTCTACAGTCCTTCTGCTGGTGTTTTTACCTCAGTTTCTCATAATAGCGGCTCTGTGGATGTG
- the LOC137040471 gene encoding basement membrane-specific heparan sulfate proteoglycan core protein-like isoform X1 has protein sequence MNSRLLSLILILLHITGVHFTTPTSSKTRPSLGPGPCRADQAKCQNGQCISRDYICDGKTDCTDGSDEINCGTPSSCEPNEFKCQNGRCALKLWRCDGDNDCQDNSDEINCPTKSPGDTCAPEEFLCLSDRKCVPASYQCDDEPDCADRSDEYGCAPPTVTKPPEESITAEQGDSVTFTCSAIGVPIPIITWRLNWGHVPANSRIKMTSKNGQGTITIREVKEGDQGAYTCEALNAKGLVFTIPDGILRLSQRPNPDPVDSTAFSHSTVLLLVFLPQFLIIAALWMWFFIRMHQISKPN, from the exons ATGAACTCCAGACTCTTATCTCTGATCCTGATTCTGCTGCACATTACAG gTGTACATTTTACTACACCTACATCTTCCAAAACCAGACCCTCACTTGGCCCGGGACCCTGCCGTGCAGACCAGGCCAAGTGCCAGAATGGACAGTGCATCTCAAGGGATTACATATGTGATGGCAAAACGGACTGCACTGATGGCAGTGACGAAATCAATTGTG GAACTCCCTCATCTTGTGAACCCAATGAGTTTAAGTGTCAGAACGGCCGCTGTGCTCTGAAACTGTGGCGTTGTGATGGGGATAATGACTGCCAAGACAACTCAGATGAGATTAACTGCC CCACTAAAAGTCCAGGGGACACATGTGCCCCAGAGGAATTTCTGTGCTTGTCTGACCGCAAATGCGTTCCTGCCAGTTACCAGTGCGACGACGAGCCGGACTGTGCCGACCGCTCTGATGAATATGGCTGTG CACCTCCCACTGTGACCAAACCCCCAGAAGAGTCCATCACGGCAGAGCAGGGGGACTCTGTGACCTTTACTTGCTCTGCCATTGGTGTGCCCATTCCCATTATCACATGGCGTCTTAATTGGGGACACGTACCAGCAAACAGCAG AATCAAAATGACCAGTAAGAATGGGCAAGGAACGATTACCATCCGTGAAGTTAAGGAAGGTGACCAGGGGGCGTACACCTGTGAGGCACTCAATGCTAAAGGCCTAGTGTTTACCATTCCTGATGGGATCCTCAGACTGTCTCAGAGACCAAACCCAG ATCCAGTGGACAGCACAGCGTTCAGTCATTCTACAGTCCTTCTGCTGGTGTTTTTACCTCAGTTTCTCATAATAGCGGCTCTGTGGATGTG